In Centropristis striata isolate RG_2023a ecotype Rhode Island chromosome 15, C.striata_1.0, whole genome shotgun sequence, a genomic segment contains:
- the LOC131986753 gene encoding LIM/homeobox protein Lhx1-like → MLQCSSCEKPILDRFLLKVLDRPWHIKCVQCCECKCTLTEKCFSREGRLYCKNDFFRTFGTKCDGCAQGILPSDLVRRAKSKVFHLNCFTCMMCNKQLSTGEELYILDEVKFVCKEDYQNNNGKDTILLSVTTCSDPSLSPDSQDPQDDGKDSETGHLSDKDNNNENDEQSAVGKRRGPRTTIKAKQLETLKAAFAATPKPTRHIREQLSRETGLTMRVIQVWFQNRRSKERRMKQLSSLGGRRHVFFRGQRRMRALGERLEAEELGHFSYYGDYPGEYYASGGNYEYYQGPPSSHAQTPADLGFVPSSVPAGTPLGAIDHHHPGHHCPGEVHCFSDTVSHHPADSPSPEPNLPGSMHSISSEMCGPSTPYTTVSLSDNGYTNQLSQPSSEMSEGTVW, encoded by the exons ATGCTGCAGTGCTCCAGCTGTGAGAAGCCTATTCTCGATAGGTTCTTGCTTAAAGTTTTGGACAGACCATGGCACATCAAATGTGTCCAGTGCTGCGAGTGCAAATGCACTCTGACAGAGAAGTGCTTTTCACGAGAAGGGAGACTGTACTGTAAGAATGACTTCTTTAG GACATTTGGGACCAAGTGTGACGGTTGCGCCCAGGGGATTTTACCTAGTGATCTTGTCCGCAGGGCCAAGAGCAAAGTGTTTCACCTGAACTGTTTTACCTGTATGATGTGTAACAAACAGCTCTCCACCGGAGAGGAATTGTACATCCTGGACGAAGTCAAGTTTGTTTGTAAGGAGGACTATCAGAACAACAATGGGAAAGACACGATCCTTCTTTCAG TCACGACGTGCAGCGACCCGAGTCTGTCTCCGGATTCCCAGGACCCGCAGGACGACGGGAAGGACTCAGAAACGGGACATTTATCCgataaagacaacaacaacgAGAATGACGAGCAGAGCGCCGTCGGGAAGCGACGCGGGCCTCGGACCACCATCAAAGCCAAGCAGCTGGAGACCCTGAAAGCGGCTTTCGCGGCCACGCCGAAACCCACCAGACACATCCGGGAGCAGCTGTCACGGGAGACTGGCCTCACCATGAGAGTGATCCAG GTTTGGTTCCAAAACCGGAGGTCCAAAGAGAGACGCATGAAGCAGCTGAGCTCTCTGGGCGGCCGGAGACACGTGTTCTTCCGCGGCCAGAGGAGGATGAGGGCGCTGGGAGAGAGACTGGAGGCAGAGGAGCTCGGACACTTCTCCTATTATGGAG ATTATCCTGGGGAATACTATGCCTCAGGAGGGAATTATGAGTACTACCAAGGCCCACCATCGTCCCATGCTCAGACTCCAGCAGACTTGGGCTTTGTGCCCTCCTCCGTCCCTGCTGGCACCCCATTAGGAGCAATAGACCACCACCATCCAGGGCACCACTGTCCTGGAGAGGTGCACTGTTTCTCTGACACAGTATCTCATCATCCCGCGGACTCACCCAGTCCCGAGCCCAATCTGCCGGGCTCAATGCACAGCATCTCCAGTGAGATGTGTGGCCCCAGCACTCCCTACACGACTGTGTCTCTCAGTGACAACGGATACACCAACCAGCTGTCACAGCCCTCCTCAGAGATGAGCGAAGGCACTGTCTGGTAA